One stretch of Caldinitratiruptor microaerophilus DNA includes these proteins:
- a CDS encoding aminotransferase class V-fold PLP-dependent enzyme yields MPDEKLAAIRAQLPALARGVYLNNGTTGPLPVPAAEAMQAALARELGQGRVDPMYFPEVFATVRELRAALADLLGATPGEIALTANTTEGMNLALLSLRWRPGDEVITATTEHPGGLFPVHVLRRRYGVTVRMADLTTPGPDPVEAVRRLITPRTRLIAVSHVAWGTGELYPIADLAELAHRHGALLAVDGAQGAGAVPVDLRSAGVDFYAFPGQKWLLGPEGTGGLYVRADVQAELLPVFAGYFTAQAHNAHDFLPHPDARRFEWGGRHPVALAGLLAAVRWLSREVGPGWAAARIQALAARLRQRLGEVPGVRVVTPDRHAGLVTVQVEGMEPEAAARELLRRGFWIRSVPTPPGVRISCGFYNTEEEIDRIAGALADLARKT; encoded by the coding sequence ATGCCCGACGAGAAGCTCGCCGCCATCCGCGCCCAGCTGCCTGCCCTGGCGCGAGGCGTCTACCTCAACAACGGCACCACCGGCCCCCTGCCCGTCCCCGCCGCCGAGGCGATGCAGGCCGCCCTCGCCCGGGAACTGGGGCAGGGCCGCGTCGACCCGATGTACTTCCCCGAGGTCTTCGCGACGGTGCGGGAGCTCCGCGCCGCCCTGGCCGACCTCCTGGGGGCCACGCCGGGAGAGATCGCGCTGACGGCGAACACCACCGAAGGCATGAACCTGGCCCTGCTGTCGCTCCGCTGGCGGCCGGGGGACGAGGTGATCACCGCCACGACCGAACACCCGGGCGGGCTCTTCCCCGTCCACGTGCTGCGCCGCCGCTACGGCGTGACGGTCCGCATGGCGGACCTGACCACGCCCGGGCCGGACCCGGTCGAGGCCGTGCGCCGGCTCATCACCCCGCGCACGCGCCTCATCGCCGTCTCCCACGTGGCCTGGGGGACGGGCGAACTCTATCCCATCGCCGACCTGGCCGAACTGGCGCACCGCCACGGCGCCCTCCTGGCCGTCGACGGTGCGCAGGGGGCCGGCGCGGTCCCCGTGGACCTCCGGTCCGCCGGAGTTGACTTCTATGCCTTCCCCGGGCAGAAGTGGCTCCTGGGACCCGAGGGCACCGGCGGCCTCTACGTCCGCGCAGACGTCCAGGCCGAACTGCTCCCCGTCTTCGCCGGGTACTTCACCGCCCAGGCGCACAACGCCCACGACTTCCTGCCCCACCCCGACGCCCGCCGGTTCGAGTGGGGCGGCCGGCACCCCGTGGCGCTGGCGGGCCTCCTGGCGGCGGTGCGGTGGCTGTCCCGCGAGGTGGGCCCCGGCTGGGCGGCCGCGCGCATCCAGGCGCTGGCGGCCCGGCTCCGGCAGCGGCTCGGCGAGGTGCCGGGGGTGCGGGTCGTCACCCCCGACCGGCACGCCGGACTGGTGACGGTCCAGGTCGAAGGGATGGAGCCGGAGGCGGCCGCACGGGAACTCCTGCGCCGCGGCTTCTGGATCCGCAGCGTCCCGACCCCGCCCGGCGTGCGGATCTCCTGCGGGTTCTACAACACGGAAGAGGAGATCGACCGGATCGCCGGCGCGCTGGCGGACCTGGCACGGAAGACGTGA
- a CDS encoding DivIVA domain-containing protein has translation MGLTPMDIHNKQFSRALFGYHRGEVDDFLDQIIREFEQLLRENARLRDQVQLCEQQLQEYRSLESTINRTLVTAQEAAEEVKANARKEADLIIQEARLQAERLIEAGETKARRLLEENADLKRQAAELRAQLRNLLRGQMELLDRMLPEKAFESTGPAAPNAAPPPAGAGTGPAPGVAGRPKAAGEP, from the coding sequence TTGGGTCTCACCCCGATGGACATCCACAACAAGCAGTTCTCCCGGGCGCTCTTCGGCTACCACCGGGGAGAGGTCGACGACTTCCTCGACCAGATCATCCGGGAGTTCGAGCAGCTGCTCCGGGAGAACGCCCGGCTCAGGGACCAGGTCCAGCTCTGCGAGCAGCAGCTGCAGGAGTACCGCAGCCTCGAGAGCACGATCAACCGGACCCTGGTCACCGCCCAGGAGGCGGCAGAAGAGGTCAAGGCCAACGCCCGCAAGGAAGCCGACCTGATCATCCAGGAGGCGCGCCTGCAGGCGGAGCGCCTCATCGAGGCGGGCGAGACCAAGGCCCGCCGGCTGCTCGAGGAGAACGCCGACCTCAAGCGCCAGGCGGCCGAGCTGCGCGCACAGCTCCGGAACCTGCTGCGGGGGCAGATGGAGCTGCTGGACCGCATGCTGCCCGAGAAGGCCTTCGAATCCACCGGCCCGGCCGCCCCGAACGCGGCTCCGCCTCCGGCCGGCGCCGGCACTGGTCCCGCGCCCGGGGTGGCGGGCCGACCGAAGGCGGCCGGCGAGCCGTGA
- a CDS encoding YggT family protein, which produces MGLKFILIQALVYFRGAVVALITIRVLMSWFRPRSWNRQTQWFFRAEEAVWRLTEPLLAPFRNLLPTGGIGLDFSPIIAIFVVDLGVRLAVSIVARLPIP; this is translated from the coding sequence GTGGGGCTCAAGTTCATTCTGATCCAGGCCCTGGTCTACTTCCGCGGGGCCGTGGTGGCCCTGATCACCATCCGGGTGCTCATGTCCTGGTTCCGGCCCCGCAGCTGGAACCGGCAGACGCAGTGGTTCTTCCGGGCCGAGGAGGCCGTGTGGCGGCTCACCGAACCGCTCCTCGCCCCGTTCCGGAACCTGCTCCCGACCGGCGGCATCGGGCTCGACTTCTCCCCGATCATCGCCATCTTCGTCGTGGACCTCGGCGTCCGCCTCGCCGTCTCGATCGTCGCTCGCCTTCCGATCCCGTGA
- a CDS encoding cell division protein SepF has protein sequence MGQGVWDRMMRFLGFGPDEEAYDPEEAAALEEAAGGYARVRRVRAALAATAEDPYPAAGRTPGREREAGGNVVALPPGGARQPFRVLVVEPHSFDEVQSIADQLKNRRPVILNLEGLDKEEARQILNFLNGAVYALGGETQKVASGIFFLAPPGVDVASMRKAPEGLGGGAYDAQEVAAYLAGLYARDTHTQAGERPAGREQGGRRWGSSSF, from the coding sequence ATGGGGCAGGGCGTGTGGGACCGGATGATGCGCTTTCTCGGGTTCGGCCCGGACGAGGAGGCATACGATCCCGAAGAGGCGGCGGCTCTGGAGGAGGCGGCGGGCGGCTACGCCCGGGTCCGGCGCGTGCGGGCGGCGCTGGCCGCGACCGCCGAGGACCCGTACCCCGCGGCGGGGCGCACGCCGGGCCGGGAGCGGGAGGCGGGCGGCAACGTCGTCGCCCTGCCGCCGGGCGGGGCCCGGCAGCCCTTCCGGGTGCTGGTCGTGGAGCCCCACTCGTTCGACGAGGTCCAGAGCATCGCCGACCAGCTCAAGAACCGGCGGCCGGTGATCCTCAACCTGGAGGGGCTGGACAAGGAGGAAGCCCGCCAGATCCTCAACTTCCTCAACGGAGCCGTGTACGCCCTGGGCGGCGAGACGCAGAAGGTCGCCTCGGGCATCTTCTTCCTGGCCCCGCCGGGGGTTGACGTCGCCAGCATGAGGAAGGCTCCTGAGGGGCTCGGCGGGGGTGCGTACGACGCCCAGGAGGTGGCCGCGTACCTGGCCGGGCTCTACGCCCGGGACACGCACACCCAGGCCGGGGAGCGGCCGGCCGGGCGAGAGCAAGGAGGGCGCAGGTGGGGCTCAAGTTCATTCTGA
- a CDS encoding YggS family pyridoxal phosphate-dependent enzyme: MSNITSNVLLIRERIARAAEAAGRSPEEICLVAVTKNRTPEEIREALAAGITDIGENRVQEALAKVEAVGRGCRWHMIGTLQTNKVRAALGFADLIHSLDRPELALAIDREARRAGRTVPVLIQVNVSGEATKHGVAPEGLRALVEQASALETLEVQGLMTIAPLAGPDVVRPVFARLRRLAEEVASWQLPRVEMRWLSMGMSGDFELAIAEGANLVRIGTAIFGPRPG, translated from the coding sequence GTGTCGAACATCACCTCGAACGTACTGCTCATACGTGAAAGGATTGCCCGGGCCGCGGAGGCGGCCGGCCGCTCCCCCGAGGAGATCTGCCTCGTCGCGGTGACGAAGAACCGGACGCCGGAGGAGATCCGGGAGGCGCTGGCCGCGGGCATCACGGACATCGGGGAGAACCGGGTGCAGGAGGCGCTCGCCAAGGTCGAGGCGGTCGGTCGGGGGTGTCGCTGGCACATGATCGGCACCCTGCAGACCAACAAGGTCCGGGCCGCGCTCGGGTTCGCCGACCTCATCCACTCGCTCGACCGCCCCGAGCTGGCCCTGGCCATCGACCGGGAGGCGCGCCGCGCCGGCCGCACCGTCCCGGTGCTGATCCAGGTGAACGTGTCGGGGGAGGCGACCAAGCACGGGGTCGCCCCGGAAGGGCTGCGAGCCCTGGTGGAGCAGGCGAGCGCGCTGGAGACGCTGGAGGTGCAGGGGCTCATGACCATCGCCCCGCTGGCCGGGCCCGATGTGGTGCGTCCCGTGTTCGCCCGGCTCCGCCGGCTGGCGGAGGAGGTCGCGAGCTGGCAATTGCCGCGGGTCGAGATGCGGTGGCTGTCCATGGGGATGTCCGGCGACTTCGAACTGGCCATCGCGGAGGGGGCCAACCTGGTCCGGATCGGCACGGCGATCTTCGGCCCCCGGCCGGGGTGA
- a CDS encoding HlyD family efflux transporter periplasmic adaptor subunit yields the protein MNGRGPRGGQKGSRGAGGDRRAGGARGYRRPRKPGTPHLAVIRPQAPGGAAPQAPQAPGARPRLVMLRGRAGPQGGARRPAAPWRRALPVLAALAAVLGIVALSALPLRPAAAPATVPVRRDAVELGFAAQALVVREERVQVATRDGPVERLVPAGRVVRVGTPVVRIGPPNAAEEITAEVPGSVSFAVDGLEEELDPDALAWLGAGGRGAPDPAWLDGLPARRLEPPVGTARAGEPVFKIVDGSRVWLVAAAPAEAVRSLAPGEPLPVELPDLRARAAFTVLTLSAGAGERRLLVLESAAPVPDGLLHVRRTEIRVVLRRWSGLVVPATALTHEGGRLGVWVEDGGAGHFVPVKVVGQGLDQVVVEGGLREGEVVRVSRTSAGSPPGGGRQQ from the coding sequence GTGAACGGCCGTGGCCCGCGTGGGGGGCAAAAGGGCAGCCGCGGGGCCGGTGGGGACCGCCGCGCAGGCGGTGCGCGCGGTTACCGGCGCCCGCGCAAGCCGGGCACGCCCCACCTCGCGGTCATCCGGCCGCAAGCGCCGGGCGGGGCTGCACCCCAGGCCCCGCAGGCGCCGGGCGCCCGCCCGCGCCTGGTGATGCTCCGCGGCCGGGCCGGGCCGCAGGGCGGTGCCCGGAGGCCGGCGGCGCCGTGGCGGCGCGCGCTGCCGGTGCTGGCGGCCCTCGCGGCCGTGCTCGGGATCGTCGCCCTCTCGGCCCTGCCGCTCCGGCCGGCTGCCGCGCCGGCGACGGTTCCCGTCCGGCGGGACGCGGTCGAACTCGGGTTCGCCGCCCAGGCGCTGGTCGTCCGGGAGGAACGGGTCCAGGTCGCCACGCGGGATGGCCCTGTCGAGCGGCTCGTCCCCGCCGGCCGCGTGGTCCGGGTGGGGACGCCGGTCGTGCGGATCGGCCCCCCGAACGCGGCCGAGGAGATCACGGCCGAGGTTCCCGGTTCGGTCAGCTTCGCGGTCGACGGGCTCGAGGAGGAACTGGACCCTGACGCCCTCGCCTGGCTCGGCGCCGGGGGGCGGGGTGCGCCGGACCCGGCGTGGCTCGACGGTCTGCCGGCACGCCGGCTCGAACCGCCGGTGGGGACCGCGCGGGCGGGCGAACCGGTCTTCAAGATCGTGGACGGGTCGCGGGTGTGGCTGGTGGCCGCCGCTCCCGCGGAGGCGGTCCGCTCCCTGGCGCCGGGCGAGCCGCTTCCGGTCGAACTCCCCGACCTCCGAGCGCGGGCGGCCTTCACCGTCCTGACCCTGTCCGCGGGGGCAGGCGAGCGCCGGCTCCTGGTCCTCGAGTCCGCGGCCCCCGTGCCGGACGGACTCCTGCATGTGCGCCGGACGGAAATCCGGGTGGTCCTGCGGCGGTGGAGCGGCCTGGTGGTCCCGGCCACGGCGCTCACCCACGAGGGTGGCCGGCTGGGTGTCTGGGTGGAGGACGGCGGCGCCGGGCACTTCGTGCCCGTGAAGGTCGTGGGTCAGGGCCTCGACCAGGTCGTGGTGGAAGGTGGCCTCCGGGAGGGCGAGGTGGTGCGCGTGTCACGCACCTCCGCCGGGTCACCCCCGGGCGGTGGCCGGCAGCAGTAA
- a CDS encoding polyphenol oxidase family protein, whose translation MGTVPQWLNAGAVRALRFPFLEQLGGLRTAFTSRHGGVTEGPRGSLNLSYGVGDDPRRVAENRRRALALLGLPPERAVVAGLVHGVRVARVDGPLPDTGPGAGAGDRSGLVPGVDALVTATPGLALVVTTADCVPVFLFDPRRRAAALVHAGWRGTARGAAGHAVRALAAEYGSRPGDLWAVVGPSIGPCCYEVDEPVVAAFEEGQDGAVRAGPGSWLRRGRAPGRWRLDLWAANRDQVVACGVPAAQVQVAGICTACHVADFFSHRAQRGQAGRQAAIVVLDGEGRAS comes from the coding sequence GTGGGCACCGTTCCGCAGTGGCTGAACGCCGGCGCGGTCCGGGCGCTGCGCTTCCCCTTCCTGGAGCAGTTGGGCGGCCTCCGGACCGCTTTCACGTCCCGGCACGGTGGGGTGACGGAGGGGCCGCGGGGCTCCCTCAACCTGAGCTACGGCGTTGGCGACGATCCCCGCCGGGTGGCCGAGAACCGCCGTCGGGCGCTGGCCCTGCTGGGCCTGCCGCCGGAGCGGGCCGTGGTCGCCGGCCTGGTGCACGGGGTGCGGGTGGCCCGGGTCGACGGCCCCCTGCCCGACACGGGGCCCGGCGCCGGGGCGGGCGACCGGAGCGGGCTGGTGCCCGGGGTCGATGCCCTCGTGACCGCGACCCCGGGGCTCGCGCTCGTCGTGACCACGGCCGACTGCGTCCCGGTCTTCCTCTTCGATCCCCGGCGGCGGGCCGCGGCCCTGGTCCACGCCGGCTGGCGAGGAACCGCCCGGGGAGCCGCGGGCCACGCGGTGCGGGCCCTGGCGGCGGAGTACGGGAGCCGGCCCGGGGATCTCTGGGCCGTGGTGGGGCCGTCGATCGGCCCATGCTGCTACGAAGTGGACGAGCCCGTCGTGGCCGCCTTCGAGGAGGGGCAGGACGGGGCCGTGCGTGCGGGACCCGGTTCGTGGCTGCGTCGCGGCAGGGCGCCGGGGCGCTGGCGGCTCGACCTGTGGGCGGCAAACCGAGACCAGGTCGTCGCGTGCGGCGTGCCGGCGGCGCAGGTCCAGGTCGCCGGCATCTGCACCGCCTGCCACGTCGCCGACTTCTTCTCGCACCGCGCCCAGCGCGGGCAGGCTGGGCGCCAGGCAGCCATCGTCGTCCTCGACGGAGAGGGGCGCGCGTCGTGA
- a CDS encoding YlmC/YmxH family sporulation protein, whose protein sequence is MAKASELRKDVINIRTGRRLGELVDVEIDEKTGRITALVVPGHSRLWGLLGGERDIVIPWHRIVRIGPDCILVDWDDGPDGTGGAGGA, encoded by the coding sequence GTGGCCAAGGCGTCGGAGCTGCGCAAGGACGTCATCAACATCCGCACGGGCCGGCGGCTCGGGGAACTGGTGGACGTGGAGATCGACGAGAAGACCGGGCGGATCACGGCCCTGGTCGTCCCCGGGCACAGCCGGCTCTGGGGACTTCTCGGCGGCGAGCGGGACATCGTCATCCCCTGGCACCGCATCGTGCGGATCGGGCCGGACTGCATCCTCGTCGACTGGGACGACGGGCCCGACGGAACCGGCGGCGCCGGCGGCGCCTGA
- a CDS encoding stage II sporulation protein R: MRTKAVHRLGAGLALLAAGAGLLGAGRGDAVRPGPQEGAAAPAPAAAIRPLTPDSLLRFHVVANSDAPADQVVKLRVRDAVLPVLRALVARAATPAEAAQAVEAGRGAVLAAARRELAAAGRPAERVRLEVGHFDFPSTRYPGLDLPAGRYPAVRLVIGRGEGRNWWCVMFPMLCYPEWTGRVEEHPGAPAGPPPAANGSGPAVPALAPARRDDPEGERPVAAAGGPPVLLDERTLDELPVRPRLALLRWLERFSERRWPPTRVAQGQAVFR; encoded by the coding sequence GTGCGGACGAAAGCGGTGCACAGGCTCGGAGCAGGGCTCGCGCTCCTGGCGGCGGGAGCCGGACTCCTCGGGGCAGGGCGGGGGGACGCCGTCCGGCCGGGCCCCCAGGAAGGCGCTGCTGCCCCGGCCCCGGCGGCCGCCATCCGGCCTCTGACGCCCGACTCGCTCCTCCGGTTCCACGTCGTCGCCAACAGCGACGCGCCGGCAGACCAGGTCGTCAAGCTCCGGGTCCGGGACGCCGTCCTGCCGGTGCTCCGGGCCCTCGTGGCCCGGGCGGCCACCCCGGCCGAGGCGGCCCAGGCGGTCGAGGCGGGCCGGGGCGCGGTCCTCGCGGCGGCCCGTCGCGAACTGGCGGCCGCCGGGCGGCCGGCCGAGAGGGTACGGCTCGAGGTCGGCCACTTCGACTTCCCCTCCACCCGCTACCCCGGCCTGGACCTGCCGGCCGGGCGCTACCCTGCCGTGCGGCTGGTGATCGGGCGCGGGGAGGGCCGCAACTGGTGGTGCGTCATGTTCCCGATGCTGTGCTACCCGGAGTGGACCGGGCGGGTGGAGGAGCATCCCGGCGCGCCGGCCGGGCCACCGCCCGCGGCGAACGGCTCCGGCCCGGCGGTCCCCGCGCTCGCCCCGGCCCGCCGGGACGACCCGGAGGGCGAGCGACCGGTCGCCGCAGCGGGCGGGCCGCCGGTCCTCCTTGACGAGCGCACCCTGGACGAGTTGCCCGTCCGCCCGCGCCTGGCGCTCCTGCGCTGGCTCGAGCGGTTCTCGGAGCGGCGCTGGCCGCCCACCCGGGTCGCACAGGGGCAGGCGGTCTTCCGCTAG
- the sigG gene encoding RNA polymerase sporulation sigma factor SigG, with protein sequence MMVNKVELCGVNTSKLPVLTNAQMRELFQRMQAGDPTAREELIGGNLRLVLSVIQRFNNRGEYVDDLFQVGCIGLMKAIDNFDLSQNVRFSTYAVPMIIGEIRRYLRDNTPIRVSRSLRDIAYKALQVRDALVARLGREPTVQEVADELKMPVEEIVFALDAIQEPVSLFEPLYHDGGDPIYVMDQVSDDRDHDGNWLEGIAIREALRRLSDRERLILTLRFFEGKTQMEVAEEIGISQAQVSRLEKAALSHMRKYV encoded by the coding sequence ATGATGGTAAACAAAGTTGAGCTTTGCGGAGTCAACACGTCCAAGCTGCCCGTTCTCACCAACGCCCAGATGCGGGAACTGTTCCAGCGGATGCAGGCCGGGGACCCGACGGCCCGCGAGGAGCTGATCGGGGGGAACCTCCGCCTGGTGCTGAGCGTCATCCAGCGGTTCAACAACCGCGGCGAGTACGTGGACGACCTCTTCCAGGTGGGCTGCATCGGCCTCATGAAGGCGATCGACAACTTCGACCTGTCGCAGAACGTCCGCTTCAGCACGTACGCGGTGCCGATGATCATCGGCGAGATCCGCCGCTACCTCCGGGACAACACCCCGATCCGGGTCAGCCGGTCGCTGCGAGACATCGCGTACAAGGCCTTGCAGGTGCGGGATGCCCTGGTGGCCCGCCTGGGCCGGGAGCCGACCGTCCAGGAGGTCGCCGACGAGCTCAAGATGCCCGTGGAGGAGATCGTCTTCGCCCTGGACGCGATCCAGGAGCCCGTGTCCCTGTTCGAGCCCCTGTACCATGACGGGGGCGACCCCATCTACGTCATGGACCAGGTGAGCGACGACAGGGACCACGACGGCAACTGGCTCGAGGGCATCGCGATCCGGGAGGCCCTGCGCCGGCTGAGCGACCGGGAACGGCTGATCCTCACTCTGCGGTTCTTCGAGGGGAAGACCCAGATGGAGGTCGCCGAGGAGATCGGCATCTCCCAGGCCCAGGTCTCCCGCCTCGAGAAGGCGGCGCTCAGTCACATGCGCAAGTACGTCTGA
- a CDS encoding ATP-dependent metallopeptidase FtsH/Yme1/Tma family protein, with amino-acid sequence MQVTRSPEPVPRRAVVLGAVGALAALAGSVFAGAAPVTVAALGLAAGALGAVAMAARRPPQGSSGRVHVLGRGSAAERAEAAEAHRPTVTFADVAGLDEVLGDLRELVDFIRNRDRYLALDARLPRGVLLYGPPGTGKTLIARALAGEAGATFRYASGSSFVEKYVGVGAQRIRELFQDARKHAPAVVFVDEIDTIGRRRGSAETAEWDSALNQLLTELDGFNSTDNVLFVAATNRRELLDEALLRPGRLDRQIYIGLPDLAARLEILRTHTRRKPLAPDVDLEALARRTSGLSGAHLAAIVNEAALCAVRAGRPAVTAQDLATAFDRVLAGQSGRTSVLSDEERRLVAYHEAGHAVAGWVLGQGAIERISLLPRSRALGYVLQVPEERALVTRSQLEARIAVLLAGRAAEALLTGDFTTGAADDLQKVTELAERMVCQYGMGERRPHQVIREEALVLSGPAADEVDAIVRRGWVRAQEIVGSHRQALAALATALLEREVLDRADVEAILGGAGQAA; translated from the coding sequence GTGCAGGTAACCCGCAGTCCCGAGCCGGTGCCCCGCAGGGCCGTCGTCCTGGGGGCGGTCGGCGCCCTCGCCGCGCTGGCGGGGTCGGTCTTCGCCGGTGCAGCGCCGGTCACCGTTGCCGCCCTGGGTCTCGCCGCCGGCGCGCTCGGTGCCGTGGCGATGGCCGCACGAAGACCGCCGCAGGGTTCGTCCGGCCGGGTCCACGTGCTCGGGCGGGGGTCGGCTGCCGAGCGCGCCGAGGCCGCCGAGGCCCACCGGCCCACGGTGACGTTCGCGGACGTGGCCGGCCTCGACGAGGTACTGGGTGACCTGCGGGAGCTCGTCGACTTCATCCGCAACCGCGACCGGTACCTGGCCCTCGACGCCCGGCTGCCCCGGGGCGTGCTCCTGTACGGTCCGCCGGGGACGGGCAAGACGCTCATCGCCCGCGCGCTCGCAGGCGAGGCCGGAGCCACGTTCCGCTACGCGAGCGGCTCGAGCTTCGTGGAGAAGTACGTGGGCGTCGGCGCGCAGCGCATCCGCGAGCTCTTTCAGGACGCCCGCAAGCACGCGCCCGCGGTCGTCTTCGTCGACGAGATCGACACCATCGGCCGGCGGCGCGGGAGCGCCGAGACGGCGGAGTGGGACTCTGCCCTGAACCAGCTCCTCACCGAGCTGGACGGGTTCAACAGCACGGACAACGTGCTGTTCGTCGCCGCGACCAACCGCCGGGAGCTCCTGGACGAGGCCCTCCTGCGGCCGGGGCGGCTCGACCGTCAGATCTACATCGGCCTTCCCGACCTGGCCGCCCGGCTCGAGATCCTGCGCACCCACACCCGGCGCAAGCCGCTGGCCCCCGACGTCGACCTGGAGGCGCTGGCCCGCCGCACTTCGGGCCTCTCCGGCGCCCACCTGGCGGCGATCGTCAACGAGGCCGCCCTGTGCGCCGTCCGGGCCGGCCGGCCGGCGGTGACCGCCCAGGACCTGGCGACCGCCTTCGACCGGGTGCTGGCCGGGCAGAGCGGCCGCACGTCGGTGCTGAGCGACGAGGAGCGCCGGCTGGTGGCCTACCACGAGGCGGGACATGCCGTCGCCGGCTGGGTTCTCGGCCAGGGCGCCATCGAGCGGATCAGCCTGCTGCCCCGCTCCCGGGCGCTGGGGTACGTGCTGCAGGTGCCGGAGGAGCGGGCGCTCGTCACCCGCAGCCAGCTCGAGGCGCGCATCGCGGTGCTGCTCGCCGGGCGGGCGGCGGAGGCCCTCCTCACCGGCGACTTCACCACCGGGGCGGCGGACGATCTCCAGAAGGTCACCGAGCTTGCCGAGCGGATGGTCTGCCAGTACGGGATGGGGGAGCGCCGGCCGCACCAGGTCATCCGCGAGGAAGCGCTCGTCCTGTCCGGTCCGGCGGCGGACGAGGTGGATGCGATCGTCCGGCGGGGGTGGGTCCGGGCCCAGGAGATCGTCGGCAGCCACCGCCAGGCCCTGGCCGCGCTGGCCACGGCCCTGCTGGAGCGGGAGGTCCTCGACCGCGCCGACGTCGAGGCGATCCTGGGCGGCGCCGGCCAGGCGGCCTGA
- the sigE gene encoding RNA polymerase sporulation sigma factor SigE, producing the protein MARLLEWLELVPPETLDYIGSSETLPPPLTVQEEASLLDRLQAGDESVKNTLIERNLRLVVYIARKFDNTGIWVEDLVSIGTIGLIKAVKTFDPSKRIKLATYASKCIENEILMFLRRSSRTRAEVSFDEPLNKDWEGNELLLSDVMGTENDIIYRGLEEEVERTLLRKAMAKLTGREKRIMELRFGLKDGRERTQKEVADLLGISQSYISRLEKRIFKRLRREIARME; encoded by the coding sequence CTGGCACGACTTCTCGAGTGGCTCGAGCTCGTGCCGCCGGAAACGCTCGACTACATCGGCTCCAGCGAGACGCTGCCGCCGCCGCTCACGGTGCAGGAGGAGGCGTCCCTCCTCGACAGGTTGCAGGCAGGGGACGAATCGGTCAAGAACACCCTGATCGAGCGGAACCTCCGGCTGGTCGTGTACATCGCGCGAAAGTTCGACAACACCGGGATCTGGGTGGAGGACCTCGTATCCATCGGGACCATCGGCCTGATCAAGGCCGTGAAGACCTTCGATCCCTCCAAGCGGATCAAGCTCGCCACCTATGCGTCGAAGTGCATCGAGAACGAGATCCTCATGTTCCTTCGCCGGTCGAGCCGCACCCGGGCGGAGGTCTCCTTCGACGAGCCCCTGAACAAGGACTGGGAGGGCAACGAACTGCTGCTGTCCGACGTGATGGGGACCGAGAACGACATCATCTACCGCGGGCTCGAGGAGGAGGTGGAGCGCACCCTCCTCCGGAAGGCGATGGCCAAGCTCACCGGCCGCGAGAAGCGGATCATGGAACTGCGCTTCGGGCTCAAGGACGGCCGGGAGCGGACGCAGAAGGAGGTGGCCGACCTCCTCGGGATCTCGCAGTCGTACATCTCGCGCCTCGAGAAACGCATCTTCAAGCGGCTGCGGCGGGAGATCGCGCGGATGGAGTGA